Part of the Borrelia turicatae 91E135 genome, ATTGCCTTTAATTATTACAGAATAAAATAATTGAGGTTTTATGAAATTTAAAATAAAAGGTGTATATTTAATGGTAATTGTTTTCTTTAGACATTGAGACTCAATAGTTGAGTGATTTTAGTAATTTAGGAGGAGAGATATGAAGAAGAGTACTTTAGTAGTATGTATGTTAATATTGTTGTGTTTGTTGTCATGTGATATAAATGCCTTTAATGAATTACTAGACAAAACAAGGGAAAGATTTTTAGAAGGGAATAAATTAGAAGAAAATAAAGAATGTGAGAAAGAGCAAGAAGGTCAATTAGATGTTCTTAAAAATAAGTTGGAAGGAGGAGTACAACAAGTAGTGCAAGAAAAGCCTTTAGCACCTGTTAATAATGCTATTCCAGTATTTAAATATCCTCAACAAGTGTATCCATACTATGTCCAAGAAGAAATAGATATAAAAGAAGAAGACATAACTCCAAATACTAAGTACGAAAAAGCTGCACAAGCAGAAATTGAAAAAATAAAGAGAGCCCTTGGTGATTATGAATTTGATCAATTAATTGAGGATGCACTTAAACTTAAAAATGAATGTGATCGATTAGAATCCAGTTTTTATGGTGCCCTCTCAGAGCTTAACAATAAAATAGGAAGTTATCCTAGAGATAACAATGGGAAGAGACAGAAACTAATTCAGTTTCGCGATCAGTTAAATGGGAAAAGATTTGATATTAATAGGTTGACAAGTCGAATCGGAGGAGAATTACTTAGTGAGCTAAGCTCTGCAATGGTGTTTTTTGATCTAGCCCAAAAAACTTTAAAAGAATCTATTACTGAGAGATTAAAAAATAAATATAAAAGTTACAGGTTGTCAAGAAACAGTGATTTTTTAGCTCAAAAGTCACGAAGTGATGCAGAAAATTCTTTAGAGCAATTAGAATCTTCTGTTCCAAAGCTAAATGAGTCTAAAGGAAAAAAGAAAGAGATAGAAGAACTAGTGCAAGGAGCTAAATCTTTTCTAAGAAGTCTTCATAGATAAAAGAGTATATAAAAGGTAGTTAGGTATTTTATAAGTGTCAATATTTGCAAGAAGAGTTCTCTATAAAAAGGGAACTTTCTTAAGTTTTATTTAGATACTAATAGGTTATTTTAGAGTTTTAAGGGATAAAATTTGTTGAATACTGATAACGCGAAAAGATGATTTGTTAAGTAAGGAATATAAGGTTTAGATAGGGGCTTTATAAAAGCTTATTGATTATGATGTTAAGGCTTCTATATTTGTTGCAATACAATGGATGAGACATAGAACAGCAAGAATGAATGAGATTTCTGGTTCATATAGTTTGCTGAGAGAAGAGTTTTATCTTCCTTTAGAAGAGGATATAATAAATCGAAATATTGAGAATAAATAAATTGAGAGCACAAGAGTTGACTTAGATCGTGCAAAAGATATAGTAAATAATTTAATAGAAAGTTGAAAATCGTGTTATGAATTATATCAATCTATGATAGATTGTAATGTTTGAAAAGACGCATTTATAATTGTTTTACCTTTAAATTTATACACTGAGTGGTATTGGCAAATTGATTTAAATAATATGTTTCATTTTATAAAATTAAGATTGGCATTAAATGAAGTAGAAGAAGTGAATGAGTATTCATCAAAATAGATGCGTGAGTATGCCAAGATATTACTTGATATCATTGAAAAGTTTGTGCCGATTTTACTAGAAGTTTTAAGAATCATATTTTAAATGGGTGTAGGTTTCCTTACTAAGAGATAGTAAGCAATTTCTGGTGCTTTGGATACCAGTAGGTTTAAATTGGATGGTAAGGCATTATAGTATAAGAGTATAAAAAGTTTTTCCTTAGATATTGAATTAAAATAGTAAATAATCATCAAAACAAAAATTTATTACTTATCAGAGGCAAAGATAATTCTGGAGATGATGCTGGGGGAGCTGAATTTAAAAAAAGGATTATTTATTTGGATAGTATCATTATATTGTAATAAACTAGAGCTATGACAAAAATTTCACAATACTAATTAACATAAAAAACCATAAAATAATATTTTATATATTAATCAAACATACTGTGCTTAATAAGTTAAACTTTTAAAAGTCTATTATATTCATATTTTATCTCTCTCTAAGTCAGTTTGGCTTCATGTAAACTTTACAGATCGAGTGGCTATTATTACATTGGTTATATTATACATTATATGTCGGGTGTAAAAACTAGCTTGAATGATGCAGAAAATATGTTTAAA contains:
- a CDS encoding P12 family lipoprotein yields the protein MKKSTLVVCMLILLCLLSCDINAFNELLDKTRERFLEGNKLEENKECEKEQEGQLDVLKNKLEGGVQQVVQEKPLAPVNNAIPVFKYPQQVYPYYVQEEIDIKEEDITPNTKYEKAAQAEIEKIKRALGDYEFDQLIEDALKLKNECDRLESSFYGALSELNNKIGSYPRDNNGKRQKLIQFRDQLNGKRFDINRLTSRIGGELLSELSSAMVFFDLAQKTLKESITERLKNKYKSYRLSRNSDFLAQKSRSDAENSLEQLESSVPKLNESKGKKKEIEELVQGAKSFLRSLHR